The following proteins come from a genomic window of Venturia canescens isolate UGA chromosome 4, ASM1945775v1, whole genome shotgun sequence:
- the LOC122408962 gene encoding sialin-like yields MEDTQRYEEPVIYKRPSTYSFRRFSDMVPARVVLYILSFSGFLVSFMMRTDINLAMVAMAKFQAPSDNDSQVATSTHCYANSSISLDNSTILLEEEMGEFDWSPKVQSAILGSFYWCYILSQVVGGVLTQYFGTKTVFGGSQLLTAICSLLMPSAAELHYGAMIALRSIQGIASGLTWPAMYAIVGHWIPPVERSRFMSSFQGFSFGIGITYFLSGFIIAHFGWRYVFYTTGTIGVVWCLFWYLLAFDTPASHPRILQQELRFIQGSVINQVVGNEAMPVPWRSILTSWPAWAIGITTFGRIWVHYVFIIPGPTYMKTVLGFSIQTNGLLSGAPFICSYLSSVVFCYIADVLVTRRIMTLTNVRKLFTALSQVVPGILVLLIGYLGCSMVLALIVWFIAVTLITAAYAGAMANIVDIAPNFAGPVLAFAQTIHMTASFLSPIAAGFITQHSQTLDAWRTVFGLTACIACGTYVVYQIFGTADIQEWNYPDRKYPQSTIDEDSTPLNEASQKNGKIVPRKMSQSEQA; encoded by the exons ATGGAGGATACACAAAG GTACGAGGAGCCGGTGATCTACAAACGACCGTCGACGTACAGCTTTCGGAGGTTCTCAG ACATGGTGCCTGCACGAGTTGTGCTATACATTCTCTCGTTCTCCGGATTCCTCGTTTCGTTCATGATGCGAACTGACATAAATCTGGCAATGGTAGCGATGGCGAAATTTCAAGCACCGTCAGACAACGATTCGCAAGTCGCCACGTCGACACATTGTTATGCAAACTCGTCCATTAGTCTGGACAATTCGACAATCCTACTGGAAGAG GAAATGGGTGAATTCGATTGGAGTCCAAAAGTTCAATCAGCCATTCTTGGCTCGTTCTACTGGTGTTACATACTTTCTCAAGTCGTTGGTGGTGTACTCACACAATATTTTGGAACGAAAACTGTATTTGGAGGCTCACAGTTGCTCACCGCAATATGCAGCCTCCTTATGCCCAGCGCAGCTGAACTTCACTATGGTGCGATGATCGCTCTTCGAAGTATTCAAGGAATAGCAAGT gGTTTAACCTGGCCAGCAATGTACGCGATAGTGGGCCATTGGATTCCACCTGTCGAACGCTCGAGATTTATGTCTTCCTTCCAAG GGTTCAGTTTCGGCATCGGGATAACCTACTTCCTGAGTGGATTTATCATCGCTCACTTTGGCTGGCGCTATGTCTTCTACACCACTGGAACTATCGGCGTCGTTTGGTGTCTTTTTTGGTATCTCCTCGCCTTCGATACGCCGGCATCCCATCCAAGGATATTGCAGCAGGAACTTCGCTTCATTCAAGGAAGCGTCATTAATCAGGTCGTCGGTAATGAG GCCATGCCCGTGCCGTGGAGATCGATATTGACCTCGTGGCCAGCATGGGCGATCGGTATAACGACATTCGGCCGGATATGGGTTCACTATGTCTTCATCATTCCTGGTCCCACGTACATGAAAACCGTGCTTGGGTTCAGCATTCAAACT AACGGTCTCCTCTCAGGGGCGCCATTCATCTGTAGCTACTTGAGTTCCGTTGTTTTCTGCTACATCGCTGACGTTCTCGTAACCCGAAGAATCATGACACTGACAAACGTCCGGAAGCTGTTCACCGCCCTGT ctCAAGTCGTACCGGGCATTCTCGTTTTACTGATCGGTTATTTAGGATGCAGCATGGTACTGGCGCTGATCGTTTGGTTCATAGCTGTCACGCTCATAACAGCTGCTTATGCGGGTGCGATGGCCAACATCGTTGACATCGCTCCAAACTTTGCCG GACCTGTGCTGGCATTTGCTCAGACAATCCACATGACGGCGAGCTTCTTATCGCCCATTGCAGCCGGTTTCATCACTCAACACAGC CAAACGCTGGACGCTTGGAGAACGGTCTTCGGACTAACGGCTTGTATAGCATGTGGAACATACGTCGTGTATCAAATATTCGGTACGGCGGACATTCAGGAATGGAATTATCCAGATCGAAAGTATCCGCAGTCGACGATTGACGAGGATTCGACACCGTTGAACGAAGCGTCTCAAAAGAATGGCAAAATCGTGCCGAGGAAAATGAGCCAATCTGAACAAGCGTAA